A region of Rhizorhabdus wittichii RW1 DNA encodes the following proteins:
- a CDS encoding proton-translocating NADH-quinone oxidoreductase, chain N (TIGRFAM: proton-translocating NADH-quinone oxidoreductase, chain N~PFAM: NADH/Ubiquinone/plastoquinone (complex I)), protein MSMTASLALTVPELILSVGALLLLLVAAFGGDGFARAIGWGAVALFAAAGFSLTGPAGNGGPGFDGLYIADSFAAFAKLLIYIAAAVSVAVAPGFFSRTGGGYRAEYPVLILLSGVGMGMMVSAGDLLTLYVGLELQSLSAYVLASFMRRDTRSAEAGLKYFVLGALASGILLYGISLLYGFTGTTLFAGISDSLAKGMGTGQMFGMVFVFAGLAFKISAVPFHMWTPDVYEGAPTPVTAFFASAPKVAGMALLLRVAIEAMGSGTDTWRQIVVFAALASTILGAVAAIGQTSMKRLLAYSSINNVGFALFGLAAGSADGVAATMTYMAVYVAMTLGSFICVLQMRGQDGQPVETIASLSGLSRSRPGLAAAFAIFMFSLAGIPPLFGFWPKFLVFDALVRAGFWPLAMVGIATSVIGAFYYLKIVKTIYFDDPAPAEFAPAASKLEGGLITLAALAVSPLGYLAIPLLDATSMAAARSLF, encoded by the coding sequence ATGTCGATGACCGCCTCCCTCGCCCTCACCGTTCCCGAGCTGATCCTCTCGGTCGGCGCGCTGCTGCTGCTGCTGGTCGCGGCGTTCGGCGGCGACGGCTTCGCCCGCGCGATCGGCTGGGGCGCCGTCGCGCTGTTCGCCGCCGCCGGCTTCTCGCTGACCGGCCCCGCCGGCAATGGCGGTCCCGGCTTCGACGGGCTCTACATCGCCGACAGCTTCGCGGCCTTCGCCAAGCTGCTGATCTACATCGCCGCCGCCGTCTCGGTGGCGGTGGCGCCCGGCTTCTTCTCCCGCACCGGCGGCGGCTACCGCGCCGAATATCCGGTCCTGATCCTGCTCTCCGGGGTGGGCATGGGGATGATGGTGTCGGCGGGCGACCTGCTGACCCTCTATGTCGGGCTCGAGCTGCAGTCGCTGTCGGCCTATGTGCTCGCCAGCTTCATGCGCCGCGACACCCGCTCGGCCGAGGCCGGCCTCAAATATTTCGTCCTCGGCGCGCTCGCCTCGGGCATCCTGCTCTACGGCATCTCGCTGCTCTACGGCTTCACCGGCACCACCCTGTTCGCAGGCATCTCGGACTCGCTGGCCAAGGGCATGGGCACCGGCCAGATGTTCGGCATGGTGTTCGTCTTCGCCGGCCTCGCCTTCAAGATCTCGGCGGTGCCGTTCCACATGTGGACGCCCGACGTCTATGAAGGCGCGCCGACCCCGGTCACCGCCTTCTTCGCCTCGGCGCCGAAGGTGGCGGGCATGGCGCTGCTGCTGCGCGTCGCGATCGAGGCGATGGGATCGGGCACCGACACCTGGCGCCAGATCGTCGTCTTCGCCGCGCTCGCCTCGACCATCCTCGGCGCGGTCGCCGCGATCGGCCAGACCAGCATGAAGCGACTGCTCGCCTATTCGTCGATCAACAATGTCGGCTTCGCGCTGTTCGGCCTCGCCGCCGGGTCGGCCGACGGCGTCGCCGCGACGATGACCTATATGGCGGTCTATGTGGCGATGACGCTGGGCAGCTTCATCTGCGTGCTGCAGATGCGCGGCCAGGACGGCCAGCCTGTCGAGACGATCGCCAGCCTGTCGGGCCTGTCGCGCAGCCGCCCCGGCCTCGCCGCCGCCTTCGCGATCTTCATGTTCAGCCTTGCCGGCATCCCGCCGCTGTTCGGCTTCTGGCCGAAATTCCTGGTGTTCGACGCGCTCGTCCGCGCCGGCTTCTGGCCGCTGGCGATGGTCGGCATCGCGACCTCGGTGATCGGCGCCTTCTATTATCTGAAGATCGTCAAGACGATCTACTTCGACGATCCGGCCCCGGCCGAATTCGCGCCGGCGGCGTCGAAGCTCGAAGGCGGGCTGATCACCCTCGCGGCGCTCGCGGTCTCGCCGCTCGGCTATCTCGCCATCCCGCTGCTCGACGCGACGAGCATGGCGGCGGCGCGTTCGCTGTTCTGA
- a CDS encoding biotin--acetyl-CoA-carboxylase ligase (TIGRFAM: biotin--acetyl-CoA-carboxylase ligase~PFAM: biotin protein ligase domain protein; biotin/lipoate A/B protein ligase), whose product MEGSCDPYPSTILRMVPLPICDGEDLVTLIRHVAVTGSTNDDMTALAREGAAEGTWLRADRQEGGRGRQGRAWVSPPGNLHASTLVRRLGGDPPAPSLAMVAAVALDELLQAWLGPDRLAIKWPNDLLADGAKISGILLEGAGDAVVVGIGVNLAHRPEGIDRPATSLAALGLSPPEPGDFAAELAAVFAAWLARWRTEGLGVVLARWQARAHPPGTALRVRAPEGEIEGLYEGLAADGALRLRTSDGRIHLVHAGDVFLL is encoded by the coding sequence GTGGAGGGGTCTTGCGACCCCTACCCCTCCACCATCCTGCGGATGGTCCCCCTCCCCATCTGCGATGGGGAGGATCTGGTGACGCTCATCCGCCACGTCGCCGTCACCGGCTCCACCAACGACGACATGACGGCGCTCGCCCGCGAGGGCGCGGCCGAGGGGACGTGGCTGCGCGCCGACCGGCAGGAGGGCGGGCGCGGGCGGCAGGGGCGGGCCTGGGTGTCGCCGCCCGGCAATCTCCATGCCAGCACATTGGTCCGCCGCCTCGGCGGCGACCCGCCGGCGCCCAGCCTGGCGATGGTCGCGGCGGTCGCGCTCGACGAGCTGTTGCAGGCGTGGCTTGGCCCCGACCGGCTGGCGATCAAATGGCCCAACGACCTGCTCGCCGACGGCGCCAAGATATCGGGCATATTGCTCGAGGGCGCGGGCGACGCGGTGGTGGTCGGGATCGGCGTCAACCTGGCGCACCGCCCCGAGGGGATCGACCGGCCGGCGACCAGCCTCGCCGCGCTCGGCCTGTCGCCGCCCGAGCCGGGCGACTTCGCCGCCGAGCTGGCGGCGGTGTTCGCCGCCTGGCTGGCGCGCTGGCGCACCGAGGGGCTCGGCGTCGTGCTCGCCCGCTGGCAGGCGCGCGCGCATCCGCCCGGCACCGCGTTGCGCGTGCGCGCGCCGGAGGGCGAGATCGAAGGGCTGTACGAGGGCCTCGCCGCCGATGGCGCGCTGCGCCTGCGGACCAGCGACGGGCGCATCCATCTGGTGCACGCCGGCGACGTTTTCCTGCTA